One stretch of Hymenobacter chitinivorans DSM 11115 DNA includes these proteins:
- a CDS encoding ABC transporter permease, with translation MKAELRKILPYRTVWVILLLYVVLLAGFVSVGGSVTVNGQQLGNTLYQFPELWNRLSYVASYFNLLLGILLIILITDEYQFRTFRQQVIDGSSVAGLVQGKLAVSGLLALYGMLAVLGVGFFLGLTRSPETLGRAPETLGAVLLYGVQALGYVSLAGLLGFLLRKAGPAFLGFLLYAWVVEPLVRFGTPDQLDRFFPVKVLDSLTPTPGRELLATVTGPSSALLPTQAAPLALVYIALFWLLSYLLLRSRDL, from the coding sequence ATGAAAGCTGAGCTTCGGAAAATTCTACCCTACCGCACCGTGTGGGTTATCTTGCTGCTATACGTGGTGCTGCTGGCCGGCTTCGTGTCGGTGGGCGGCAGCGTGACGGTCAACGGGCAGCAGCTGGGCAACACGCTGTACCAGTTTCCCGAGCTCTGGAACCGGCTCAGTTACGTGGCCAGCTACTTCAACCTGCTGCTGGGCATCTTGCTCATCATCCTCATTACCGACGAATATCAGTTCCGCACCTTCCGCCAGCAGGTCATCGACGGCAGCTCGGTGGCGGGCCTGGTGCAGGGCAAGCTGGCCGTGTCGGGGCTCTTGGCGCTGTACGGCATGCTGGCCGTGCTCGGCGTTGGGTTCTTCCTGGGCCTCACCCGCTCCCCCGAAACCCTGGGCCGGGCTCCCGAAACCCTGGGCGCGGTGCTGCTCTACGGTGTGCAGGCCCTGGGCTACGTGTCGTTGGCCGGACTGCTGGGCTTTCTGCTGCGCAAGGCCGGCCCGGCATTTTTGGGCTTTCTGCTCTACGCCTGGGTTGTGGAGCCCCTGGTGCGCTTTGGCACCCCCGACCAGCTCGACCGGTTCTTTCCCGTCAAGGTGCTCGACAGCCTCACGCCCACGCCGGGCCGGGAGCTGCTGGCTACGGTCACGGGGCCGTCCAGCGCCCTGCTGCCCACCCAGGCCGCCCCGCTGGCCCTGGTCTACATTGCCTTGTTCTGGCTACTGAGCTACCTGCTGCTGCGCAGCCGCGACTTGTAA
- a CDS encoding ABC transporter ATP-binding protein, whose protein sequence is MAVLELDNLSKRYGGTTALRGLSLQVEEGSVYGLLGPNGSGKTTTLGLALGVLRADGGAVRWFGQPLSSQSKRRVGALLETPNFFPYLSARQNLLLAADVKRADPRTVDAALEMTGLTARQNDAFRGFSLGMKQRLALASTLLGQPDVLVLDEPTNGLDPQGIAEVRELIQRLAAQGKTIIIASHLLDEIEKVCTHVAVLQRGELRTAGPVSSILASADRVVLRVEPDLSPASLLHALGQLPWVSDVRPETGGGHSAVLAPGHSAAELNRALFASGVVLSGLETRHRSLEAQFLELTR, encoded by the coding sequence ATGGCTGTTCTGGAGCTCGATAATCTTTCCAAGCGCTACGGCGGCACTACGGCGTTGCGCGGGCTGAGCCTGCAGGTGGAAGAAGGCAGCGTGTACGGCTTGCTGGGCCCCAACGGCAGCGGCAAAACCACCACGCTGGGTTTGGCCCTGGGCGTGCTGCGGGCCGATGGCGGCGCGGTGCGCTGGTTTGGGCAGCCCTTGTCGAGCCAAAGCAAGCGGCGGGTGGGGGCTTTGCTCGAAACGCCTAACTTTTTCCCCTACCTCTCGGCCCGCCAAAACCTGCTGCTGGCCGCCGACGTGAAGCGCGCCGACCCGCGCACCGTGGACGCGGCCCTGGAAATGACCGGCCTTACCGCCCGCCAAAACGACGCCTTCCGGGGCTTTTCGTTGGGCATGAAGCAGCGCCTGGCCCTGGCCTCCACCCTGCTCGGCCAGCCCGACGTGCTGGTACTCGACGAGCCCACCAACGGCCTCGACCCCCAGGGCATTGCCGAAGTGCGGGAGCTGATTCAGCGCCTGGCCGCCCAGGGCAAAACCATCATCATTGCCAGCCACCTGCTGGATGAAATTGAAAAGGTGTGCACCCACGTAGCGGTGCTGCAGCGCGGGGAGCTGCGCACGGCCGGCCCGGTCAGCAGCATCCTGGCCTCCGCCGACCGGGTGGTGCTGCGCGTGGAGCCCGACCTGAGCCCGGCTTCTTTGCTGCACGCCCTGGGCCAGCTGCCCTGGGTGAGCGACGTGCGCCCCGAAACCGGCGGGGGCCACAGCGCCGTGCTGGCCCCCGGCCACTCGGCCGCCGAGCTGAACCGGGCCCTCTTCGCCAGCGGCGTGGTGCTCTCCGGCCTCGAAACCCGCCACCGCAGCCTCGAAGCCCAGTTCCTGGAGCTCACAAGGTGA
- a CDS encoding M14 family zinc carboxypeptidase yields MLAFLLSALLAVSAPATPPAADWRTPFEKGNGNTTTTHAECIAYYQRLDAAYPEVTLREAGTTDIGQPLHEVVVSLDGDADPASVRQKNRRVVFIQNGIHPGEPEGIDAAMMLARDYVQKKELRRQLENVTLVIIPIYNVDGSLVRNSTTRANQNGPESYGFRGNARNLDLNRDYIKQDSRNARAFAQLFQRWQPDVYVDTHTSDGADYQYTMTLIATQKDKLHPVLSQYLQGRLLPALYGGMTKRKSPMTPYVDFEGRTPDARGLQGFLETPRYSTGYTTLFNTIGFVTETHMLKAYTPRVRAQYDFLDLLVRSVHQDAAALAEARATAQEQLRTQAQFPLAWAIDTTSFEKISFRGYEGKTKPSAVSGQPRLYYDRQAPYTRQINYYNTFRPTVSVARPAAYLIPQAWGEVVDRLRLNGVQLRRLTRDTTLTTEVYYIADYKTGQRPYEGHYLHNKVELRPEQQPLTFRRGDFVAFLDQPAARYLIETLEPQATDSFFAWGFFDSILQQKEYFSDYVFEDVAAELLKRDPGLRERLTGLQKANPAFAASGAAQLDFMYRQSPNYEKSHLRYPVVRWSGGKLPTE; encoded by the coding sequence ATGCTAGCTTTCCTGCTTTCCGCGCTCCTGGCCGTTTCGGCTCCCGCCACTCCCCCGGCGGCCGATTGGCGCACACCCTTTGAAAAGGGCAACGGCAATACCACCACGACCCACGCCGAGTGCATTGCCTACTACCAGCGCCTCGACGCGGCCTACCCCGAAGTCACCCTGCGCGAGGCCGGCACCACCGACATCGGCCAGCCCCTGCACGAGGTGGTCGTGTCCCTGGACGGCGACGCGGACCCGGCTTCGGTGCGGCAGAAAAACCGCCGGGTAGTTTTTATCCAAAACGGTATTCACCCCGGCGAGCCCGAGGGCATCGATGCGGCCATGATGCTGGCCCGCGACTACGTGCAGAAAAAGGAGCTGCGCCGGCAGTTGGAAAACGTGACCCTGGTCATCATCCCGATTTACAACGTGGACGGCTCCCTGGTGCGCAACTCCACCACCCGGGCCAACCAGAACGGGCCCGAGAGCTACGGCTTCCGCGGCAACGCCCGCAACCTGGATCTGAACCGCGACTATATTAAGCAGGACTCGCGTAATGCCCGCGCCTTTGCCCAGCTGTTTCAGCGCTGGCAGCCCGACGTGTACGTGGACACCCACACCTCCGACGGGGCCGACTACCAGTACACGATGACCCTCATTGCCACCCAGAAGGACAAGCTCCACCCGGTGCTGAGCCAGTATCTGCAGGGCCGCCTGCTGCCGGCCTTGTACGGGGGCATGACCAAGCGCAAGTCGCCGATGACGCCCTACGTGGACTTCGAGGGCCGCACGCCCGACGCCCGCGGCCTGCAGGGCTTTCTGGAAACCCCGCGCTACTCCACCGGCTACACCACGCTCTTCAACACCATCGGCTTTGTGACCGAAACCCACATGCTGAAGGCCTACACGCCCCGGGTGCGGGCCCAGTACGACTTCCTGGATTTGCTCGTGCGCTCGGTGCACCAGGATGCCGCCGCCCTGGCCGAGGCCCGCGCCACGGCCCAGGAGCAGCTCCGGACCCAGGCCCAGTTTCCCCTGGCCTGGGCCATTGACACGACGTCGTTCGAGAAAATCAGCTTCCGGGGCTACGAGGGCAAAACCAAGCCCAGCGCCGTGAGTGGGCAGCCCCGGCTGTACTACGACCGGCAGGCGCCCTACACCCGCCAGATCAACTACTACAACACGTTCCGGCCCACGGTGAGCGTCGCGCGGCCGGCCGCTTACCTCATTCCGCAGGCCTGGGGCGAAGTAGTGGACCGCCTGCGCCTGAACGGCGTGCAGCTCCGGCGCCTCACCCGCGACACGACCCTGACCACCGAGGTCTACTACATTGCCGACTACAAAACCGGCCAGCGCCCCTACGAAGGGCATTATCTGCACAACAAGGTGGAACTGCGCCCCGAACAGCAGCCCCTCACCTTCCGCCGCGGCGACTTCGTGGCCTTCCTCGACCAGCCCGCGGCCCGCTACCTCATCGAAACCCTGGAACCCCAGGCCACCGACTCGTTCTTCGCCTGGGGCTTCTTCGACTCGATTCTGCAGCAGAAAGAGTACTTCTCCGACTACGTCTTTGAAGACGTGGCCGCCGAGCTGCTCAAACGGGACCCGGGCCTGCGCGAGCGGCTTACTGGCCTGCAGAAGGCCAACCCCGCCTTTGCCGCCAGCGGCGCCGCCCAGCTCGACTTCATGTACCGCCAGTCGCCGAACTACGAAAAGTCTCACCTGCGCTACCCCGTCGTGCGCTGGTCGGGCGGTAAGCTGCCTACGGAATAG
- a CDS encoding DoxX family protein, whose protein sequence is MVLFENRYRTHDLGLLLLRIGIGVMFTIHGYPKLMGGPAMWTQVGSVMKMVGLDFAPAAWGLLAAVAEAVGGQLLALGLFFRIACFLLLVTMIMATVMHVLSGDDFNAYSHALESAFLFLGLLFAGPGRFSLDQALFPARRRLY, encoded by the coding sequence ATGGTCTTGTTTGAAAACCGCTACCGCACGCACGATTTGGGCTTATTACTGCTCCGCATCGGCATTGGGGTGATGTTTACCATTCACGGTTACCCCAAGCTGATGGGCGGGCCGGCAATGTGGACTCAGGTAGGAAGCGTGATGAAAATGGTGGGCCTGGACTTTGCCCCGGCCGCCTGGGGCCTGCTGGCCGCCGTGGCCGAGGCCGTGGGCGGGCAGCTGCTGGCCCTGGGGTTGTTTTTTCGCATTGCCTGCTTTCTGCTGCTGGTCACCATGATTATGGCCACCGTGATGCACGTGCTCAGCGGTGATGATTTCAACGCCTATTCCCACGCCCTGGAATCGGCGTTTCTGTTTCTGGGCCTGCTCTTCGCCGGCCCCGGCCGCTTCAGCCTCGACCAGGCCCTGTTCCCGGCCCGCCGCCGTTTGTATTAG
- the surE gene encoding 5'/3'-nucleotidase SurE, protein MLVRVMRRIGEVVVVAPNSPQSGMGHAITIGSSLRLDPSTIFPGIEAYECSGTPADCVKLAKHMVLKDRNPDLVVSGINHGSNSSVNVLYSGTMSAAIEAAIEGLPAIGFSLCDYGHEADFSHTEEWVEHITRQALQNGIPVGTALNVNFPKKQAQPIAGAKLCRQARAKWAEEFDVRLDPHKRPYYWLIGNFVNEDQGEDTDEFALAHNYISIVPCQFDLTALHGITQMNEQWSLALNGEESKANVATKKASSPQPAQPAKAAQPAKKASRK, encoded by the coding sequence ATGCTCGTGCGCGTGATGCGCCGCATCGGCGAGGTGGTGGTCGTGGCGCCCAACTCCCCGCAGTCGGGTATGGGCCACGCCATTACCATTGGCAGCTCCCTGCGCCTGGACCCGAGCACCATATTCCCGGGCATCGAGGCCTACGAGTGCAGCGGCACCCCGGCCGACTGCGTGAAGCTGGCCAAGCACATGGTGCTCAAGGACCGCAACCCCGATTTGGTGGTGTCGGGCATCAACCACGGCTCCAACTCCTCGGTGAACGTGCTGTACTCGGGCACGATGTCGGCCGCCATTGAAGCTGCCATTGAGGGCCTGCCCGCCATCGGCTTCTCGCTGTGCGACTACGGCCACGAGGCCGATTTTTCCCACACCGAAGAGTGGGTCGAGCACATTACCCGCCAGGCCCTGCAAAACGGCATTCCGGTGGGCACGGCCCTGAACGTGAATTTCCCCAAGAAGCAGGCGCAGCCCATTGCCGGGGCTAAGCTCTGCCGCCAGGCCCGGGCCAAGTGGGCCGAGGAATTCGACGTGCGCCTCGACCCCCACAAGCGCCCCTACTACTGGCTTATCGGCAACTTTGTGAACGAAGACCAGGGCGAGGACACCGACGAGTTTGCCCTGGCCCACAACTACATTTCCATCGTGCCCTGCCAGTTCGACCTGACGGCCCTGCACGGCATCACCCAGATGAACGAGCAGTGGAGCCTGGCCCTGAATGGGGAAGAATCGAAGGCCAACGTGGCGACCAAAAAAGCCTCTTCCCCGCAGCCCGCCCAGCCGGCCAAAGCCGCGCAGCCCGCCAAGAAAGCCAGTAGGAAGTAA
- a CDS encoding DUF1028 domain-containing protein: MLLKSRFFVALLLALGLGQRATAQVYTASDPLAHTFSIVARDPATGDMAVAVQSHWFSVGTAVSWGEAGVGVVATQSFTNKSFGTRGLALLKSGKTAQQALDELLATDEGRDVRQVAILDAQGNVATHTGKKCVDMAGHQQGKQFSVQANMMLTDKVWPAMAQAYEKNAQLPFAERVLSALDAAQAAGGDIRGRQSAALLVVRGKATAAPWDDRLIDLRVEDNPAPLPELARLLRLTRAYDHMNAGDLAVEKNDMPRAIQEYEAAEKMFPKNLEMQYWHAITLANKQQLPAALALLRSIFRQEPNWRTLTERLPKVGLLTVSAAELQQILSLK; this comes from the coding sequence ATGCTGCTCAAATCCCGCTTTTTCGTGGCGCTGCTGCTGGCCCTCGGCCTGGGCCAGCGCGCCACGGCCCAGGTTTACACCGCTTCCGACCCGCTGGCCCACACGTTTTCCATCGTCGCCCGCGACCCGGCCACCGGCGACATGGCCGTGGCCGTGCAAAGCCACTGGTTTTCGGTGGGCACGGCCGTGAGCTGGGGCGAGGCCGGGGTGGGCGTGGTAGCCACCCAGTCGTTTACCAACAAGTCGTTTGGCACCCGGGGCCTGGCCTTGCTCAAAAGCGGCAAAACCGCCCAGCAGGCCCTCGACGAGCTGCTGGCCACCGACGAAGGCCGCGACGTGCGCCAGGTGGCCATCCTCGACGCCCAGGGCAACGTGGCCACCCACACCGGCAAGAAGTGCGTGGACATGGCCGGCCACCAGCAGGGCAAGCAGTTTTCGGTGCAGGCCAACATGATGCTCACCGATAAAGTGTGGCCCGCCATGGCCCAGGCCTACGAGAAAAATGCCCAGCTACCTTTCGCCGAGCGGGTGCTGTCGGCCCTGGACGCGGCCCAGGCCGCGGGCGGCGACATCCGGGGGCGGCAGTCGGCGGCCCTGCTGGTGGTGCGCGGCAAAGCCACGGCCGCGCCCTGGGACGACCGGCTCATCGACCTGCGGGTGGAAGACAACCCGGCCCCGCTGCCCGAGCTGGCCCGCCTGCTGCGCCTCACCCGCGCCTACGACCATATGAATGCCGGCGACCTGGCCGTGGAGAAGAATGACATGCCCCGGGCCATTCAGGAGTATGAGGCGGCCGAGAAGATGTTCCCCAAGAACCTGGAAATGCAGTACTGGCACGCCATTACGTTGGCCAACAAGCAGCAGCTACCCGCCGCGCTGGCGTTGCTGCGGTCCATTTTCCGGCAGGAGCCCAACTGGCGCACCCTCACCGAGCGGCTGCCCAAAGTCGGCTTGCTGACCGTGTCGGCCGCCGAGCTGCAACAGATTCTGAGTTTGAAATAA
- a CDS encoding phosphoglycerate mutase family protein codes for MKFAFRLAGTNRVWALSGLLFALWLGLLGCAASKPGAAAVTTVYIVRHAEKDPTPGLPDPALTPAGEARALALREQLGKQPIAAIFTTNTTRTRTTAAPLAQQLGLTPQVYDAKQQSALVERIKTEFAGKKVLVVGHSNTILETAEALGATRPVPTVQDNEFSYLLEVKLPAAGPATATARQYGAAPVPVPAK; via the coding sequence ATGAAATTCGCCTTTCGCCTTGCTGGTACCAATCGAGTTTGGGCTCTGAGCGGCCTGCTGTTCGCGCTGTGGCTGGGCCTGCTGGGCTGCGCCGCGTCCAAGCCCGGCGCCGCGGCCGTGACGACCGTCTACATCGTGCGCCACGCCGAGAAGGACCCCACGCCCGGCCTGCCCGACCCGGCCCTGACCCCGGCCGGAGAGGCACGGGCCCTGGCCTTGCGCGAGCAGTTGGGCAAGCAACCCATTGCGGCCATTTTTACCACCAACACCACCCGTACCCGCACCACGGCGGCGCCCCTGGCCCAGCAGCTCGGCCTCACGCCCCAGGTGTACGATGCCAAGCAGCAAAGCGCGTTGGTCGAGCGAATCAAAACCGAGTTTGCGGGTAAAAAGGTGCTGGTCGTGGGCCACTCCAACACGATTCTGGAAACGGCCGAAGCCCTGGGTGCCACCCGGCCCGTGCCCACGGTGCAGGACAATGAGTTCAGCTACCTGCTGGAAGTGAAGCTGCCCGCCGCGGGCCCGGCTACGGCCACGGCCCGGCAGTACGGCGCGGCCCCGGTACCCGTGCCCGCCAAATGA